A stretch of DNA from Syngnathus acus chromosome 1, fSynAcu1.2, whole genome shotgun sequence:
taaaaaatGTGATATTGGAATATTGTGAACCaagcaaaattgaaaaaaatgtgttcaatcTTTTGTGATCGTGATGGATGGAAATAATTTAACGTGCTCTCATTTTAGAACAATCAACAGTTGCACCTGTCAGTTACACTTCCCGGTCACAAGACGACCACGTGCACaatacaagatttttttttttaacaaaaacataaagacTCAGTATTTCGTTTTGATCAAGCCAGATTTCTGATACAGTGAATCTTATTCTCTGTCCTTTATTGTGGTGGTTCTGAATGTGAATGATCAAATGATATTTGGTCCAAAAGAGCCTTTTGAGAATAAAGCGTCCTCTTAAATGTCTGTCTCCTTCAGGCCGTAACACTCAGCCAAGTCATAGATGTGATAACTGCTTTGTTCACACACGTTGTAAATCCCCATTGAAACTGCATCGACCACTGCAGGTGCACTTCCTCGCCCCGTGCTTCCcttaattttatttgacaggTTGTTCACTGTTTCTTTGAGCTGAAAGGAGGACTTCTGCAGCGGTGGGAACAGGTTCCATCTCTTTAAACTCCCCCCTGGCTTGCTTAACAAAGAGCTGCCGCAGGAGCCGTGCGTGGTGTAGCCTGACTCGTGTTCCCCTCTTTGTTCCAACGCCATTCCCCTGATGGCCGAGCGCCATTTCTGGTCATAGAAGCGACGCAGAGCCCTCCGCCTCTGGCGGCAGCGACACTTGAGTAGGCGGGTGAAAGCCCGCTGGAACTCTTTGCTGGAGCAGGGGTAGATCATGGGATTGATGCAGCTGTTGAAGTAGCCCAGCCAAAAGACCACCTTGAATACTGTCTCTGATGGCTTCATCGCTGGAAAGAAGGAGCCTAGCAGAAGAGAAACATGTATGAGCGTTTGTAAAAGAGTGAGCGGCATGTCGAGGTCTCTATTTTCATAAGCAGCGTATTTGTGGCATATTTCATGTAAGCAATTTGACAAACTGGACTCTTCCAAGTTGGCTGTACGTATGTTGGGTTTTGGAGATGAGTCTGGTGGAGTGATAATTTGATGCCAGAAAGTTGGTCTTAAGGTTTGCTTAAGTGCTGGTGTGGGTAGACAACTTGTCTAATGCATTTTTAGTGAATTTGATTGAGGCACAGGCATGTCGCatgtattttctttgtaaatagaGGGGAACAAAACCCACAGAATATAATAGAAATCTATTTGTTGAATACATTACTGTTATGATGACaatcatatttattattatgagaTTTTTAAGTCATCCTAATGCGTGGCACACAAACATGGAGGGGTGGAGGTTCTCTGAGTTCCCACTTCACAAGGCAGACTCTAGTGGGCAACTCGTCCACCGTATTTAACGCAAATGCAAAAGCATTGACCACACCCACAGCAGTGCAGACTTCCCACAAGACTCTAGTGGGCAACTGGTCACCGTATTAAAAGGGAATGCAAAAGTATTGACCCGACCACAGCAGCGCAGACTTCCCACTCTCAGAACCGCCAACTTGTGCTCGAAAGTAAATTGCCGAAATAGAGCTCTATGGCTCAAACACCCCTAAATTTGCACAGATTGGTAGAAACTTTAAATTGGGGTGCCAGTGTCACTAGtttgttattcatttttaaacatgtgaTTATTCCAAAAGGTTAAGTAGTTTAGTCTtgaaaattaaacattaaaagtcTTCATTAAACCTATGAAGCAAACCCACACctgcaaacgcacacacagcaaaaGTGCTGCTACACAAAGCCTAATGGAGTCGCTTGAGTAGAAAATGCAAGAGAGGGTGGAAAATGCGATGCATGGCTCGGGAGATGAGTGCTCATTATGTAAAATAGTCTGGATGTGACtttcatacaaataaaatgttagtCTCTCATCAGTGGTCACACCAGGGACTCCCAGGCAGAAACAATTGCAATGCTTAAGGCTTCTCAAGCCAgcgacaaaaaaagacaacatagCAGGGCCCTGTTTGCAATCAACAATCAATCTTATTCGTTCAAATTTAAGTACAgtcataattttgttttgaatttattaGTTAATTACTGCTCACTCAACCATACAAAGGCAACTCATGATAAATTCAAGTGTTGATTTTAATGAACATCACCATGGGTGATAATAGTGCCATGCAAAAACTGTGTTTCTTAACTTTGACCTTGATTTGTACACTGGTTATCTAAAACCTCCAAATTAAGTTAGCGTGGAACCATTTGACAAGAGGATTAGAAAGTCAGCATTACAATGTTTATTTCaattctcatttaaaaaaaaaaaaaagttcagtaATTACTGTTGCTCTGAAAATATCATGTAAGTAAACAAAAACTGAAGGGCTATTTTTCCTTGTGTCCCCAACAAAGTGCTGCCTAAAAGGCAAATGGTATTGGAATTTTGGATAGGTCAAAGCACTCTGTCTGCATCATCACAAACAAAAGGCCTGATTGACATAAATACTCGTTTGAAGTGCACGTCTGTCCTCCGGGCTAAAAATAGAATTAGTACAGATGGGTAGCTTTAAGATTTAGGAGCTGTCCACAACAGACAAGAAAGTGTGGGGTGCAAGTAAGTACTATTTAGAAATTAAGAAACAAGCCCAAAGACAATACAGCATTTAATCAAGACTACAGTAGCTGTCAATACTAATAATATTGATAAAAATATTGGCAAGCTCTCTTTGTGAATTAATCAACATCGACCATTTAACACTGCGGTTTACCAACATTTTATCTATcagcaacaaaataatatgatGCAACACAGATTTGAAAGATTAGGGTAGCATTGTTGTTGTCATGTGAACCCTAGCtcacctttatttttttcctgaaatgatgaacaatgaaaaacatttcatttgcattgCCTGTATATACATTGGAGAAATCTCAAAGCACACCACCAAACTAAAATGTCGCAAGAGTGGATGGACAAGTTAATTACTCTATGTATCgcctgccatctagtggaggagcatttatttgttttgtcagtCACGATACATTGCTTTCTGACCAATAAAGTGAGATTGGACAATTTCCTGCAGAACActggttgggaatcactgaTAGCGTAAATAATGAGTTATATTGACCAGCCAGGACTCCGCTCATGTGGTGTTCAAATGCTACTTTTAACTCTTGTTCGCATGAGTTTGCGCGGACcttcctaaaataatttgggtTTTGTCtcccccccaaataaatgtagacCATTCAAAAGGTCATGACCACTTCAACAATAGAGTGATATCCAGTGCAAATAGATTTTGATTGGCACTGACAGAGAGGCATTTATCAATATTGTTGATGTTGGAGCCAATTTGGTTTCCTTAAGTTAAACTTTAATTTTGGTAAGTATTGGCTGACCTTGGGCCATGGACCTTTATTTTGAACTTTGGTTAAATTTTGCTGGCCTTGACCCacagacttttattttgacacatcCTTTGGTCACCTGTTCAGTCACCTGATCAGGCACCTGATCAGGTGAAGATGGCTTCTCCCACATGGCAGTCTGCCTCAGTCAGGCTCAGTTAGCCAAGAAGATAGTAGTGACATAGTTTTTTACTGCTTCAAGCTTACAATTTGGATTACCTGTGTGCTACCTGCTTGCCTACCTGCGACCCCCCCCACTCTCTCCTGGCCTGCTATCACTTCTCTACCTCTGCCATGCTTGCCTCCATGTTGGACATTCTTTCTCCATCTCCAACAAGGTATGAGCAACAGCTGTACACAATGTTTTAACATATGCGTGTGACAACAAACCTTATACCATCAAACCCTAAACATATTTGACACAGTTGCTGTTGTCACACTAAAATCAGTTGGGCTAAACCCCAACTGACCTGTGCCCCTTAACATGGTAAGTGATATGGAAAATGAATGCATAGTTGTTGTTGCAACAGTGAATGTAATTCCTGCAAATATTACATCATCcataaacaaagacaaaacatatttgtatGAACACTGATgtgacatttaaatatttattaattgCAATAGTTCCTGTCCACtaatgaatatattttttgtggaCTAATCAACAGTAACACTCTAGATGTCACATTAATAAACAACGTGGTAACAAAACTAATTACTGACACAACTGACATGTTTCTATGATTGgtgtgcaagaaaaaaaagtatagtCTTGAACTGAGcaaaaatgtggtctttgttGAAGAGTAACAAGCCCCAAGACTCCAAAAAGTGTTGATTTGTACTCTTGGCACTTAACTTTTACAGCCTGTACATTTTGAccctgggaaaaaaaggtaTGAGTATTCATGCAGCCCCTTTTGATTTATTAGTGTGGATTGTGCCTTGaaggtcagaaaaaaaacaacctttcTCTAGCATTAGTCAAGATTACACCAAAAAGGGAGCAGTCTTCCATTTCTCCCATCTAAGTACAATCTATACTGTCATCCATCCTTGATACACGTAGCACTTGTGCAGGGTCACTGGAAGCTTAAGTCGATCCCATTTAGACTGATCACTAATCAATCGCGGGACTGATGTATAAAGATAGATAAACATTCACGCCCACATTAACACCTACAGACAATTTGGAGAGAGAACCTAACAAACCTGGGTTGGAACAGTAGCAGATGCCTGAGAGAATGAAtccacataaacacacttcTGTCAATGCCACACACAATTTCACACCTCAATCTGTCACTAGGTAATTTTTTTGGTACATTTCCAAGGACCAGATGTACATTGTGTTATGTAAACTACTCTTATACACgtggaataaaaatgttagTCTGAGGAGAGAAAAATGACAGCCTTGCAAAATTGAGTCCGCAATAAGTTATTTGAGTTCGGACCTCAATCATTCTTCTCCTCCttagattatttaaaaaaaaaaaaaaaaaattgtgatgtCAAAAGCAAGTAAGGTGTGACTTATGACTCACTTCAATTTGACCAAGACCAAGCTGAAGTATGGTGTTCCTAAAACATCAATAAGGCTGAATTGTGATTGCAGTTAGTACCCTAGACTAACATGTGCCCTAATCCGTAGTGATGTTTCTAAGctgagttatttatttatttgttgcaagggaaacaaaaaacaaagaaatcaaataGAGCTATTGAGTGATTGTGTTGCCAATGCAGGTccagtctttttttaatggtacAGTCAAAAACAACACGAATCAAAAAATCAGAACACTTGCAATTAGCTGTTGTAGACCACAACTCACAACCTGATGCTCTCACACTCACTCtgcctatatatatatgtatatatataatatattaaataaatatatataatgtatattaaatacatatatataatatatattaaataaataaatgaaagaagCCTAAAGAACTATAAAGAAACATTATATTGTAAGTCTACTTACCAAAaggtaaaaagaagaaaaaaggcagCCAACAGAGGATAAACATGCCTACGACGATGGCGAGGGTTTTGGCCGCCTTTTCTCCCGAGAGAACTTCATGAGGCGCACGGAGAGCGAGCTCCTGAACGGGTGCTGCTTGTTGCTTTTGGAGCTGACCGCGCGCGCATCCTCCAGCACGCTGCGGCAGTGGATCCTCAGAACCACCTCCACGGACTTGTCTCGTTCCCGCTTGACACCCGCCTCCAGGCTTCTGGTAGTCCTTCGGGCCACCACGTAGACCCGAAAGTACATAATGAGGATGACCAGGAGCGGCAGGTAGAAGGAGAAGAGAGAGGAGAAGAGCGCGTATCCGGGCTCCTCCGTAATCCTGCAGATGCTCTCGTCCACGGGTGGCGGTTCTTTCCAACCCAGCAGCGGTCCAACCGAGATGACTGTGGACGACACCCACACCAAAACCAGAATGACGCCCGCCCTCCTCTCGGTCATGATGCTCGGGTACTTGAGGCAGTGTTTGACGCCTATGTAGCGGTCCACGGAGATGATGCACAAGCTGAGGATGGAGGCAGTACAGCACAGCACGTCCACCGCCGCCCAGATATTGCAAAACACCCGGCCGAACACCCAGCAGCCCAGAACCTCCAGAGAAGCGGAGAAGGGCAGCACCACGATGCTCAGGAGCAGGTCCGCCATCGCCAAGTTGACTATAAAGAAGTTGGTCACCGTCTGCAAGTGACTGTTGCACAACAcggacaaaataaccaaaatgtTACCCACGATCGCCACCAGAATAAATAAACCGAGAAAAAGGCCGAGCCAAACGGATCGGGAGTCAAGTGTAAAGTTCGAACACGCCGCAGTGCTGTCGTTTAGAAATATTAGCTCCATTGCAGAGCCATTGAGAGGCTCCGTGAAATAGATCCCATGGATAGTGTCGTTCCTTAAGTTTGAATCCGCCATGCTGAAGAAATAGCACACGTAAAAATAACTTAAACTAAGTGCTTCATCATCTGCGCCAAACAATAGTCGTGCGTAAAACAATCCCAAAAAGAATAAGCAACCCGCAGGGCCGCTTGGGCAACACACTCGTGGGCTCGGTAGGAGTTGATGAGgcgacaaaaaaatatataagagCCTCCAACTCTTCGCCATGGGCACGCGTATCTTCTTGGCTGTGCAGCGGCGTGCACTTGTGGCATCATTTTCGACCATCAACTGGCTCCCGGAGTCAGCCAGAGCAGGTCCGAACCTGCAGCTCCACCCACGTCATACGCatgcacacgcgcgcgcgcgcacgcacagaAATTGTTTCACTCAAAATCTCCTCACGTCAGCGCTGCCTCAATGTCTAATTGAAAgctttttgctttgttgatGTGGATGATGCTCATCATATTTGTAAGAGCTGACCCTTAAATATGGCTTTTTATTCACAAGCCAAGTAGGATATTATCAATGGGTCATTTGGCCGGTTGTAGAAGTAAATGAAAGCTGAGAACTTCATTCAAGTTGGATGTCCGCAGGAAATTTTTCCAGAACTATTCATGTTAGTCCATACGTATGTCAAGACACCACTTATATTTTGCTCAAAACTACTAGACAAGAAGATTTTTAGACAATTTGATTGTTGAAATATTTCTCTTTTATTGGCTCAGTGTttacacaaacagaaaaattCAACTTTTTCACTGTTTGCTTCAGAAGCATGCCATAGCATTGAGAAGCAGATAGGTCCTATCTGATAGGGTGTCCAAAAATAAAGCTGTCATAGAAATAGTTGAGCTGGCCTTTCATTCTGACATTTGTTCCATGaaattgtgttatttattgCCCAACAATCTAATCTCTTCATTTGGTTGTGTTTCCCCTGGCAACGCTGCTTaatattcaaatttgttttccaattAGATTCCCGCCTCGAGGTGCTCCCGTGTCAATCTAAACTGCACAGGGCCTTCAGATTCCGTTGTGTTGTCTAATTGTTCATTGGTGTGTAGGGATGGGAATTGAGAACTGGTTCTTGTTGAGAACCAGTTCCCATGTTACCAATTCATAGGAATCGTTTGCTATTTTGCTAACAATTCCCTTCGCGATTCCAGTCAGCACGAATTACGTCGCTACACACGTTTTGCATTTTACGCACGTTACGCACGCTATGCAACATGCCTAGCAACGCAAGTTACTAGCCAAGCCAGATCATGATCATTCCatgtgttattttcacactaaactgCAAGAGGGCGCTCTAGATCTGCGGAATAATTGCAACTATAGTTATCTGAgtaactcttaatatgttacgtcaggcacgttctcagtttgtagtttatgtgtcatgtaacgttagcatatcGTCCAGTTATTCAGGCTGTTGTtgcctctattctatttttattttaaattgcctttcaagatgacatgcctgttcttggtgttggattttatcaaataaatttccccctaAAATGAgacttatactccagtgtgaattatgtctttttcttctttattattcattttatggctggtgcgacttgtactccggtgcgacttttagtccgcaAAATACGGTACCTGCAATGTTGAAATTTATACAAAGGGAGGAAATACCTTTTGTAGTTAAAGGCTTGCACCCATTTGCCAATGTAGAAGCCCTTGATTTTCGGTAGGTGATGATTTCTATTGTAGAAGAATGCTTGCATTGTTCCCTCttaacacaatattttgcccACCCCAATTCTAGAGAGAtgacaaaaacagtttttcaAGACTTCAGTCTTAGGTTTGTAATGTTATAGTTACACAACGTTGCAATatataaatcaaaatgattagagttgttcatgcgcttctttttttacccATATGAGAATCGATAAAGAATGGAATCATTAAACAGAATGAAAAATGCAATCGCAATTATAAAAATCTTATCAATTCCCGTCCCTATTAGCGTGAATTATTTTCCTTatgcgattggctggtgatTCGATTCAATTGGGATAGACTCCAGCCTGCCGATGACCCACATAAGGACACAAGCTATACAAACCTCTTGCAGTCTCATTACACTGTGCTTGTTTACCTAATGTGGCTCCCTGTGActatttcaaaaatgaaatgctgaCCATATGTAGGTCAGAAAGCTTTGCGTGAGAGGACTGCAGCTAATAAGATACAGTTGTGTATGCATGattagatttttgttggtaACAGAATTGTGGTGTAATAATCAGAGAGGAATTCAGTAACCATTATTAGAAGCAAAAGAGAGTTACCaattctttaaaaacaaaaaatgtaagaaaagaaaaataattacatttccCAGTCCTGCTATGGGTTTTAATTAATCATTCCAAAGATATCAGGGCCACCAAGGACTTAGCTCTCCTGGCCCCAAgactataaaaaaacaaaaaaaacactgacctACATTTAACTTTAATATTCATCCACAGAAATGTCACTGATTTATTTCCAGCAATTGTATTGATGTATGTCTTGGGTGCACTGTTTCTGTCCAATCATATTTCAGCTTCTATCCATTGCCTAGTCAATCTGATATGTCCAGGCCCTTCAGAATCGGAAATGCTGGCCGATGTATTCTAAACGATAACAGCAATAGCAGTACTGTTCAGCCAAT
This window harbors:
- the LOC119120366 gene encoding LOW QUALITY PROTEIN: alpha-1A adrenergic receptor-like (The sequence of the model RefSeq protein was modified relative to this genomic sequence to represent the inferred CDS: inserted 1 base in 1 codon); amino-acid sequence: MADSNLRNDTIHGIYFTEPLNGSAMELIFLNDSTAACSNFTLDSRSVWLGLFLGLFILVAIVGNILVILSVLCNSHLQTVTNFFIVNLAMADLLLSIVVLPFSASLEVLGCWVFGRVFCNIWAAVDVLCCTASILSLCIISVDRYIGVKHCLKYPSIMTERRAGVILVLVWVSSTVISVGPLLGWKEPPPVDESICRITEEPGYALFSSLFSFYLPLLVILIMYFRVYVVARRTTRSLEAGVKRERDKSVEVVLRIHCRSVLEDARAVSSKSNKQHPFRSSLSVRLMKFSXGEKAAKTLAIVVGMFILCWLPFFFFLPFGSFFPAMKPSETVFKVVFWLGYFNSCINPMIYPCSSKEFQRAFTRLLKCRCRQRRRALRRFYDQKWRSAIRGMALEQRGEHESGYTTHGSCGSSLLSKPGGSLKRWNLFPPLQKSSFQLKETVNNLSNKIKGSTGRGSAPAVVDAVSMGIYNVCEQSSYHIYDLAECYGLKETDI